Below is a genomic region from Nitrospinota bacterium.
CCCATGATATCTGTTTCCTGAAACGCGTCACTGCCTAAAACTTTACTGGGTACCTGGCCGGTGATGGCGACAAGGGGAATGGAGTCCATCTTGGCATCAATGATTCCGGTAATCAAATTGGTGGCTCCGGGACCCGATGTTGCCAGGCAAACGCCAACTTCTCCGGTGGCCCTGGCATAACCCCCAGCCGCAAAGGAACCACCCTGTTCGTGACGGGGCAGGACCATACGGATTTTATTCGTCAGGGTCAATCCCTGATGGATTTCCATTGAAGCGCCACCGGGATAGCCAAAAATAACTTTAACCCCTTCATTCTCAAGGGCTTTAACCAGAATATCCCGGCCTTTCATGGGGTGTCCTGATGATTTTTGGGCTCTCTTGATGGAAACCAGTTTTTTTGTAGAATTCTTTTTAGTAGCCATGGTGAAGAAAAACAATATCTGAATTGGACTTTGAAGTCAAATTCAATCGGCTCTCAAGTTCTTTTTAGTCAGGGTTTTATGGAAATATCAGGCGCAGTCAGGGAGTATTGGTTTCCAGAGCTTTCAAGGCTTTCAGAATGATCCCTTCACGCAGGCTGTATTCGCTGACCAGCAGAGGGTCACATTGAAATGCCCGCATGGTTTCAAGGACGATCACAGTTCCTGCTATGATCAGGTCCTCGCGGCCTTTTTCGAGCGGTTTTAATTCCAGCCTTTCATCCAGAGATTTATTTTTTAATTCTTGAGCCAATCTTTCAATATCTTGTCGAGGTATCAAGGTGCCGTGTATTTTATCCGGATCATAAGGGTAGATATTTTCATTCAAGGCGGCTAAAGTTGTGACTGTCCCGGCTGTGCCGATCAAGACTTCTGGAATTAAGGTCGACAGCTTTTCTTTGATCGATTTTAATTCTGTTCTCAGGTGCAAGACCAGGTTTTCATATTCCGTATGGTCTACCGGATGTTTATGAATAAATTTTTCTGTCAGTCTCACAACTCCTAAAGGGCTACTGCAAAAGCCAACGATCTTCTTTCCTTCAGAGAGAATGAACTCAGTGCTACCCCCTCCTATATCAAAAGTGAGCGTCCTTCGGTTTTTATGAGGTATTTTCCAGAAAACTCCTTCCAGTGTGAGTCGGGCTTCTTCCTCCCAGGGAATGATTTCAATGTTGATACCCGTTTGTTCTCTTGCGAGGCGGACAAAATCTTTGCCATTTGAGGCTTCTCGTACTGCACTTGTAGCGACAGCATAGAGTGGGGGATTGCCGTGCCTCTTGCAATCCTGTTGGAAAGTCGACAGTGCCGAAAGGGTAGCAGACATTCTGGGCTCCATCAGTTTCCCCTGGGTGTCCATTCCTTCACCAAGACGGGTGATCACCCTATGTGAAGCGATAATCTGAAAATTTTG
It encodes:
- a CDS encoding Ppx/GppA family phosphatase; the protein is QNFQIIASHRVITRLGEGMDTQGKLMEPRMSATLSALSTFQQDCKRHGNPPLYAVATSAVREASNGKDFVRLAREQTGINIEIIPWEEEARLTLEGVFWKIPHKNRRTLTFDIGGGSTEFILSEGKKIVGFCSSPLGVVRLTEKFIHKHPVDHTEYENLVLHLRTELKSIKEKLSTLIPEVLIGTAGTVTTLAALNENIYPYDPDKIHGTLIPRQDIERLAQELKNKSLDERLELKPLEKGREDLIIAGTVIVLETMRAFQCDPLLVSEYSLREGIILKALKALETNTP